In Deltaproteobacteria bacterium, one DNA window encodes the following:
- the argC gene encoding N-acetyl-gamma-glutamyl-phosphate reductase, with protein MSGKRLKAALIGGSGYGGGEMIRRLLLHPDVELVRVASIDYVGEPVWAAHPNLTGVTDLRFENLTPREAAAGCDVALLALPHKVTAAKVPELIELGVKIVDMSGDFRLTDPRAYRRYYGVDHPHPELLASFVYGLPELNRDAIRAARCVASPGCFATTTELALLPLARAGLLAGPVHVCAVTGSSGSGAAPSAATHHPVRAVNLKTYKPLVHQHTPEISETLAAAGAPDVQLRFVPVSGPLSRGIFATAFVEVDASVDEQRVADLYDAAYAGEPFVRRPPTRLPEVAAVSGSNYAEVGFAVGEPHAGRRTITCFAALDNLIKGGAGQAIQNMNLMLGLDERASLADPGSWP; from the coding sequence ATGAGCGGAAAACGACTGAAAGCCGCCCTCATCGGCGGCAGCGGATACGGCGGCGGCGAGATGATCCGCCGGCTGCTGCTGCACCCGGACGTGGAGTTGGTCCGCGTCGCGTCGATCGACTACGTCGGCGAGCCGGTCTGGGCCGCACATCCGAACCTCACCGGCGTCACCGACTTGCGCTTCGAGAACCTGACGCCGCGCGAAGCCGCCGCGGGCTGCGACGTCGCGCTGCTCGCGCTGCCCCACAAGGTCACCGCCGCGAAGGTGCCCGAACTCATCGAGCTGGGCGTCAAGATCGTCGACATGTCCGGTGACTTCCGCCTCACCGACCCGCGCGCGTATCGCCGCTACTACGGAGTCGACCATCCGCACCCGGAACTGCTTGCGTCGTTCGTCTACGGGTTGCCCGAACTGAACCGGGACGCGATCCGAGCCGCGCGCTGCGTCGCGTCGCCCGGTTGCTTCGCGACGACGACCGAACTGGCGCTGCTGCCGCTCGCGCGCGCGGGGCTGCTCGCGGGTCCGGTGCACGTGTGCGCGGTAACCGGTTCGAGCGGCTCCGGCGCGGCGCCGTCCGCGGCCACGCACCATCCCGTGCGCGCGGTCAACCTCAAGACCTACAAGCCGCTCGTGCACCAGCACACGCCGGAAATCAGCGAGACGCTCGCCGCCGCCGGCGCGCCGGACGTGCAGTTGCGGTTCGTGCCGGTGTCGGGCCCCCTGTCGCGCGGCATCTTCGCGACCGCGTTCGTCGAGGTCGATGCGTCGGTAGACGAGCAACGCGTCGCCGACTTGTACGACGCCGCGTACGCGGGCGAACCCTTCGTGCGCCGGCCGCCGACACGCCTGCCGGAGGTCGCCGCGGTGTCGGGGTCGAACTACGCCGAAGTCGGATTCGCCGTCGGTGAGCCGCACGCTGGCCGGCGGACGATCACGTGCTTCGCGGCGCTCGACAACCTGATCAAGGGGGGCGCGGGGCAAGCGATCCAGAACATGAACCTGATGCTGGGACTCGACGAGCGCGCGTCGCTCGCCGACCCGGGGAGCTGGCCGTGA